A single region of the Pseudomonas sp. VD-NE ins genome encodes:
- a CDS encoding DUF2892 domain-containing protein, protein MTELKRVERIESTPFQSRSEQNVEGWERIGSLAGGVIMVGKGLRRGGVFGLIQVAIGGVAMARGITGHSSVKSLFEKSRQDMNNVRAKIERAGEELSKLKANAEAATNTATVTGNDSVKSPKTGV, encoded by the coding sequence ATGACCGAACTGAAACGTGTCGAACGTATCGAATCCACTCCGTTCCAGAGCCGTTCCGAGCAAAACGTCGAAGGCTGGGAGCGCATTGGCTCGCTCGCGGGTGGCGTGATCATGGTCGGCAAGGGCCTGCGCCGTGGCGGTGTGTTCGGTTTGATTCAGGTGGCAATTGGCGGCGTGGCCATGGCGCGCGGGATTACCGGGCACAGTTCGGTGAAGAGCCTGTTCGAGAAGAGTCGTCAGGACATGAACAACGTGCGGGCGAAGATCGAGCGCGCTGGAGAAGAACTGAGCAAGCTCAAGGCCAATGCCGAGGCGGCGACCAATACCGCCACCGTGACCGGCAATGATTCGGTGAAATCGCCGAAAACCGGGGTTTGA
- a CDS encoding RNA methyltransferase, whose protein sequence is MADKRYSCIGLYNPKSPENVGSVMRAAGCYGVASVFYTGKRYERAADFVTDTKRVHYDIPLIGIDDLKKILPLNCVPVAVELVEGARPLPEYTHPDRALYIFGPEDGSLDKDIRDWCEDVVYIPTTGCMNLAATVNVVLYDRMAKGLNTRSGPKFR, encoded by the coding sequence GTGGCAGACAAACGGTACAGCTGCATTGGTTTGTATAACCCCAAATCACCGGAGAACGTCGGTTCGGTGATGCGCGCCGCAGGCTGTTATGGCGTGGCATCGGTGTTCTACACCGGCAAACGTTATGAACGCGCCGCCGACTTCGTCACCGACACCAAACGCGTGCACTACGACATCCCGCTGATCGGCATCGACGATCTGAAAAAGATCCTCCCGCTCAACTGCGTGCCCGTCGCCGTGGAACTGGTCGAGGGCGCCCGCCCGCTGCCGGAATACACTCATCCGGATCGCGCCCTGTACATCTTCGGCCCCGAAGATGGCTCGCTGGATAAAGATATCCGCGACTGGTGCGAAGACGTCGTATACATCCCGACCACCGGCTGCATGAACCTCGCCGCCACGGTCAACGTCGTGCTCTACGACCGCATGGCCAAGGGCCTGAACACGCGCTCCGGGCCGAAATTCCGCTGA
- a CDS encoding YajD family HNH nuclease, with amino-acid sequence MSSSTPTNTSKLDRILADNQRDKEMGYRDKALKMYPHVCGRCTREFSGKRLSELTVHHRDHNHDNNPQDGSNWELLCLYCHDNEHSRYTDQQYFSEGSLSTPKIAKATHNPFAALAGLMKKED; translated from the coding sequence ATGAGTTCGTCCACCCCAACCAACACGTCGAAGCTGGATCGCATCCTCGCCGACAACCAGCGCGACAAGGAAATGGGCTACCGCGACAAGGCCCTGAAGATGTACCCGCACGTCTGTGGCCGCTGCACCCGTGAATTTTCCGGCAAGCGCCTGAGCGAACTGACCGTGCACCACCGCGACCACAACCACGACAACAACCCGCAAGACGGCTCGAACTGGGAGCTGTTGTGCCTGTATTGCCACGACAACGAACACTCGCGCTATACCGATCAGCAGTATTTCAGCGAGGGCTCGCTGAGCACGCCGAAGATCGCCAAGGCAACGCATAACCCGTTTGCCGCGCTGGCCGGGTTGATGAAGAAAGAAGACTGA
- a CDS encoding spermidine synthase, whose product MKRFVLLDTTPIPESGGALCLFEYGEDFVIKIQGGDGGQLMNTRMHGSEDALAEIPCRKVAGRPDSRVLIGGLGMGFTLASALKHLGKTAEVVVAELVPGVVEWNRGPLGEKSGRPLLDPRTVIRQEDVAKVLQSEPNGFDAIMLDVDNGPEGLTQKANSWLYSAAGLNACAKALRPKGVLAVWSASADRLFSDKLKKAGFKAEEVQVFAHGNKGTRHTIWIAEKLKG is encoded by the coding sequence ATGAAACGTTTCGTTCTGCTCGACACCACCCCGATCCCTGAAAGCGGCGGTGCCCTGTGCCTGTTCGAGTATGGCGAAGACTTCGTCATCAAGATCCAGGGCGGCGACGGCGGGCAATTGATGAACACGCGCATGCACGGTTCCGAAGATGCGCTGGCCGAAATTCCGTGTCGCAAGGTCGCTGGCCGGCCGGATTCGCGGGTGCTGATCGGTGGTCTGGGCATGGGCTTCACCCTCGCCTCGGCGCTCAAGCATCTGGGCAAGACCGCTGAAGTGGTGGTCGCGGAACTGGTGCCCGGCGTGGTGGAGTGGAACCGTGGCCCGCTCGGCGAGAAGTCCGGTCGGCCGCTGCTCGATCCGCGCACGGTGATCCGTCAGGAAGATGTGGCCAAGGTCCTGCAAAGCGAGCCGAACGGTTTCGACGCGATCATGCTCGACGTCGACAACGGCCCCGAAGGCCTGACGCAGAAGGCCAACAGCTGGCTGTACTCCGCCGCTGGTCTGAATGCCTGTGCCAAAGCATTGCGACCGAAAGGTGTGCTGGCGGTGTGGTCGGCCAGCGCCGATCGGCTGTTTTCCGACAAATTGAAGAAGGCCGGTTTCAAGGCCGAAGAAGTCCAGGTCTTCGCCCACGGCAACAAGGGCACGCGCCACACGATCTGGATTGCCGAGAAGCTCAAGGGCTGA
- a CDS encoding cyclic nucleotide-binding domain-containing protein — protein sequence MSEPTLLNNEIRDWLMDCGLFDQLQLADFAAASGYFSISTVAEGEAIFREGDAGSFMCILHTGQVAVQKTGPDGQVITMATLRSGRAFGEMAVLDGERRSATCVAATNCQLLNLGKDSLEKMLNDAPKIAAKIIRALAVSLSKRLRMADGQLAAQQV from the coding sequence ATGTCAGAACCGACCTTACTGAACAACGAAATCCGCGACTGGCTGATGGACTGTGGCCTGTTCGATCAATTGCAGCTGGCCGACTTTGCGGCCGCTTCCGGCTACTTCAGCATCAGCACCGTGGCCGAAGGCGAGGCGATTTTCCGTGAGGGCGATGCCGGCAGTTTCATGTGCATCCTCCACACCGGCCAGGTCGCCGTGCAGAAAACCGGGCCCGACGGTCAGGTGATCACCATGGCCACCTTGCGCAGCGGTCGGGCGTTCGGCGAAATGGCCGTGCTCGATGGTGAACGCCGCTCGGCCACCTGCGTGGCAGCGACGAACTGCCAACTGCTGAACCTCGGCAAAGACTCGCTGGAAAAAATGCTCAACGACGCGCCGAAGATCGCCGCGAAGATCATCCGCGCCCTTGCCGTTTCCCTGTCGAAACGCCTGCGCATGGCCGACGGCCAATTGGCCGCGCAGCAGGTTTAA
- a CDS encoding S9 family peptidase — protein sequence MPQSANVISAPIAHKAAGADPYAWLQERDTDAVLDYLKAENAYQEAQTADQAELRETLFEEIKGRILETDLSLPSPWGPYLYYTRTTAGDEYARHYRCPRPADDSLNLDESREQLLLDPNELANGGFFSLGAFSISPDHQRLAYSVDASGDEIYTLFVKELANDKVSELEFEDCDGSMTWANDSLTLFFGVLDDTHRPHKLFRYRLDGTAAEEVFHEADGRFFLHCYRSSSEQQLLLSLGSKTTSEVWALDANQPHQPFTCLAPRVEDHEYDVDHGLLDGVWTWFIRTNRDGINYALYQAPDTGTAPTEADWQNLIPHSDTVMLDGVSLNTEAMTLSLREGGLPIIEVHPHGLAPYRVQLPDAAYSLYVQNSLEFESDRIRLRYEALNRPAQVRQLILASGEQTVLKETPVLGPFDADAYVSQRLWATAPDGTQVPISLVMKREMVGQAVPLYLYGYGAYGSSLDPWFSHARLSLLDRGMAFAIAHVRGGGELGEAWYRAGKQEHKHNTFSDFIACAEFLILNGITTAEKLAISGGSAGGLLIGAVLNQRPDLFAVAIAEVPFVDVLNTMLDPDLPLTVTEYDEWGNPEEPEVYERIKAYAPYENVSAQDYPATLVIAGYNDSRVQYWEAAKWVAKLRATKTDDNLLLLKTELGAGHGGMSGRYQGLRDVALEYAFVFKVLGLA from the coding sequence ATGCCCCAATCCGCCAACGTCATCAGTGCCCCGATTGCCCACAAGGCTGCCGGCGCCGACCCGTATGCCTGGCTGCAGGAGCGCGACACCGACGCGGTGCTCGATTACCTCAAGGCCGAAAACGCCTACCAGGAAGCGCAAACCGCCGATCAGGCTGAATTGCGTGAAACCCTGTTCGAAGAGATCAAGGGCCGGATTCTCGAAACCGACCTGTCCCTGCCTTCGCCGTGGGGGCCGTACCTGTATTACACGCGCACCACGGCGGGCGACGAATACGCGAGGCATTACCGCTGCCCGCGTCCGGCCGATGACAGCCTGAACCTCGACGAAAGCCGCGAACAATTGCTGCTCGACCCGAATGAACTGGCCAACGGCGGATTCTTCTCGCTCGGTGCCTTCAGCATCAGCCCGGATCATCAGCGGCTGGCCTACAGCGTCGATGCCTCAGGCGACGAGATCTACACGTTGTTCGTCAAGGAACTGGCCAACGACAAAGTCAGCGAACTGGAATTCGAAGACTGCGACGGCAGCATGACCTGGGCCAATGACAGCCTGACCCTGTTTTTCGGCGTGCTCGACGACACCCACCGCCCGCACAAACTGTTCCGCTATCGCCTCGACGGCACCGCCGCCGAAGAAGTTTTCCACGAGGCAGACGGGCGTTTCTTCCTGCATTGCTACCGCTCCAGCTCCGAGCAGCAATTGCTGCTGTCGCTGGGCAGCAAGACCACCAGCGAAGTCTGGGCGCTCGATGCCAATCAGCCGCACCAGCCCTTCACTTGCCTGGCGCCACGGGTCGAAGATCATGAATACGATGTCGATCACGGTCTGCTCGATGGCGTGTGGACATGGTTTATCCGCACCAACCGTGACGGCATCAACTACGCCCTGTATCAGGCGCCGGACACCGGCACCGCGCCGACCGAAGCCGACTGGCAGAACCTGATCCCCCACAGCGACACAGTCATGCTTGATGGCGTCAGCCTCAACACCGAGGCGATGACCCTGAGCCTGCGCGAAGGTGGCCTGCCGATCATCGAAGTTCACCCACACGGTCTGGCGCCGTATCGCGTGCAATTACCGGACGCGGCCTACAGCCTGTATGTGCAAAACAGCCTGGAGTTTGAAAGCGACCGCATTCGCCTGCGTTACGAGGCGTTGAACCGCCCGGCGCAGGTTCGCCAACTGATCCTCGCCAGCGGCGAACAAACGGTTTTGAAAGAAACCCCGGTGCTCGGCCCGTTCGACGCCGACGCTTACGTCAGCCAGCGCCTGTGGGCGACCGCGCCTGACGGTACGCAGGTGCCGATCAGTCTGGTGATGAAGCGCGAAATGGTCGGCCAAGCGGTGCCGCTGTATCTCTACGGTTACGGCGCTTACGGTTCGAGCCTTGATCCGTGGTTCTCCCACGCCCGTCTGAGCCTCTTGGATCGCGGCATGGCCTTCGCCATCGCCCATGTGCGCGGCGGCGGTGAACTGGGCGAGGCCTGGTATCGCGCCGGCAAGCAGGAACACAAGCACAACACCTTCAGCGACTTCATTGCCTGCGCCGAGTTCTTGATCCTCAACGGCATCACCACGGCCGAAAAACTGGCGATCAGCGGTGGCAGCGCCGGTGGTTTGCTGATCGGTGCCGTGCTTAACCAGCGTCCGGATCTGTTCGCCGTGGCGATTGCCGAAGTGCCCTTCGTCGACGTGCTCAACACCATGCTCGACCCGGATCTGCCGCTGACCGTCACCGAGTACGACGAGTGGGGCAATCCCGAGGAGCCGGAGGTTTACGAGCGAATCAAGGCTTACGCGCCGTACGAAAACGTCAGCGCGCAGGATTATCCGGCGACGCTGGTGATTGCCGGCTACAACGACAGCCGAGTGCAGTACTGGGAAGCGGCCAAGTGGGTGGCGAAATTGCGCGCGACCAAGACCGATGACAATTTGCTGCTGCTCAAGACCGAATTGGGCGCCGGGCATGGCGGGATGAGCGGGCGCTATCAGGGATTACGTGACGTAGCGCTCGAATACGCATTTGTTTTCAAGGTTTTGGGCCTGGCCTGA
- a CDS encoding class II glutamine amidotransferase, which produces MCELLGMSANVPTDIVFSFTGLMQRGGRTGPHRDGWGIAFYEGRGLRLFQDPAASCESEVANLVQRYPIKSEVVIGHIRQANVGKVCLSNTHPFARELWGRNWCFAHNGQLADFTPIKSFYRPVGDTDSEAAFCDLLNRVRAAFPEPVDIEELLPDLVAACAEYRSKGVFNCLLSDGDWLFCYCSTKLAQITRRAPFGPARLKDVDVIVDFQAETTPNDVVTVIATEPLTENETWTRYEPGQWSLWRRGECVSQGKTE; this is translated from the coding sequence ATGTGTGAATTACTGGGCATGAGTGCCAACGTGCCGACCGATATCGTGTTCAGCTTCACCGGCCTGATGCAGCGCGGCGGTCGCACCGGCCCGCACCGCGACGGCTGGGGCATTGCCTTCTATGAAGGCCGTGGCTTGCGCCTGTTTCAGGACCCGGCCGCGAGTTGCGAGTCGGAAGTCGCCAATCTGGTACAGCGCTATCCGATCAAAAGCGAAGTGGTCATCGGCCACATCCGCCAGGCCAACGTCGGTAAAGTCTGCCTGTCCAACACCCATCCGTTCGCCCGCGAACTCTGGGGGCGCAACTGGTGCTTCGCGCACAACGGCCAGCTCGCCGATTTCACCCCGATCAAAAGTTTCTACCGCCCGGTCGGCGATACCGACAGTGAAGCGGCGTTCTGCGATTTGCTCAACCGCGTGCGTGCAGCATTCCCGGAGCCGGTCGATATAGAAGAACTGCTGCCGGATCTGGTCGCCGCGTGCGCCGAATACCGCAGCAAAGGCGTGTTCAACTGCCTGCTCAGCGACGGCGACTGGCTGTTCTGCTATTGCTCGACCAAACTCGCACAGATCACCCGACGCGCACCGTTCGGCCCGGCACGCTTGAAGGATGTCGACGTGATCGTCGATTTCCAGGCGGAAACCACGCCCAACGACGTGGTCACGGTGATCGCCACCGAGCCTTTGACCGAAAACGAAACCTGGACCCGCTACGAACCGGGCCAATGGAGCCTGTGGCGACGCGGCGAATGCGTAAGCCAAGGCAAGACCGAATAA
- a CDS encoding DUF2937 family protein encodes MLLSYVRLVLFAAGLLIGVQVPGFINDYAKRVEAHLIEAQTGLRGFQGTAEQFFKGDMQALVAHYRASEDPIFRSDADSLNTLLTRQVALDKQFQAMQGPWYIRFLQVVLAADPDIRKETWNGYSYQILLTPEAMIWGMSGALLLSFGIECLFRLIDWVVLGGRRLRQSRPIEDRDVRGL; translated from the coding sequence ATGTTGCTCAGTTATGTACGGCTGGTGTTGTTTGCGGCGGGCCTGTTGATCGGTGTCCAGGTGCCGGGGTTCATCAACGATTACGCCAAACGTGTCGAGGCGCACCTGATCGAGGCGCAGACCGGTTTGCGTGGCTTTCAAGGTACTGCCGAGCAGTTCTTCAAGGGCGATATGCAGGCGCTGGTCGCGCATTACCGCGCCAGTGAAGATCCGATCTTCCGCAGCGACGCCGACAGTCTGAACACCTTGCTCACGCGTCAGGTGGCGTTGGACAAGCAGTTCCAGGCGATGCAAGGGCCGTGGTACATCCGCTTCCTGCAAGTGGTGCTGGCCGCCGATCCGGATATCCGCAAGGAAACCTGGAACGGTTACAGCTATCAGATCCTGCTGACCCCCGAAGCGATGATCTGGGGCATGAGCGGCGCGTTGCTGCTGTCGTTTGGCATTGAATGTCTGTTCCGTTTGATCGACTGGGTTGTTCTCGGTGGTCGACGCCTGCGCCAGAGCCGACCGATCGAAGACCGCGACGTGCGCGGCCTCTGA
- a CDS encoding LysR family transcriptional regulator: MNLKFLETFVWVARLKSFRLTADKLFTTQASISSRIAVLEGELGVKLFLRDSRGVSLTPEGLKVLEYAEQMLDTMSALKQSIETRSSKVGRVRIGVMDTVIHTWLSPLVAQMTDLYPRVEIELVADTSLNLCDQLQKGFLDIVLQTDLIRHESVRSLELASHPLGWIVASNSIYNRDYADLSELAQERIITYSKNSRPHQDLLALMQANGVLAPRLNCVNSVSAITRLLRDGFGIGVLPPVLVTEELARGELTLLNIDQRPPNLQVVVSWRVGVEWVEEIVTLCQQVLEGYSLKVGTDYIALTP, from the coding sequence ATGAACCTGAAGTTTCTCGAGACCTTTGTCTGGGTCGCCCGACTGAAGAGTTTTCGCCTGACCGCCGACAAGCTGTTCACCACCCAGGCATCGATTTCCAGCCGCATTGCGGTGCTGGAAGGCGAGCTGGGGGTGAAGCTGTTTTTGCGCGATTCACGCGGTGTCAGCCTGACGCCGGAAGGCCTGAAAGTGCTGGAGTATGCCGAGCAGATGCTTGACACGATGTCGGCACTCAAGCAATCGATCGAAACCCGCTCAAGCAAGGTTGGCCGTGTACGTATCGGCGTGATGGACACAGTGATTCACACCTGGCTCAGCCCGTTGGTAGCGCAGATGACCGATCTGTATCCGCGAGTGGAAATCGAACTGGTAGCGGATACTTCGCTGAACCTCTGCGATCAGTTGCAAAAAGGCTTTCTCGACATCGTTCTGCAAACTGACCTGATCCGCCATGAAAGCGTGCGCAGCCTGGAGTTGGCCAGCCATCCGCTGGGCTGGATCGTCGCAAGCAATTCGATCTACAACCGCGACTACGCCGACCTCAGCGAACTGGCGCAGGAGCGGATCATCACCTATTCGAAAAACTCCCGGCCGCATCAGGACCTGCTGGCGTTGATGCAGGCGAACGGCGTGCTGGCGCCGCGCTTGAATTGCGTGAATTCAGTGTCGGCGATCACGCGGTTGTTGCGCGATGGGTTTGGTATTGGTGTGCTGCCGCCGGTACTGGTGACTGAAGAATTGGCACGGGGGGAATTGACCTTGCTCAACATCGATCAACGACCACCGAATCTGCAGGTGGTGGTCTCGTGGCGGGTGGGCGTTGAGTGGGTCGAGGAGATTGTGACGTTGTGTCAGCAGGTGCTGGAGGGATATTCGCTCAAGGTGGGCACTGACTACATCGCCCTGACACCGTGA
- a CDS encoding MFS transporter: MRAPDTLEVPKATARPGPFDWYRNINQQERRTFWSCKIGYGLDGMDTQMLSFVVPTLIAMWGITTGEAGLIHTSTLIASAIGGWVAGILSDRIGRVRTLQLTVLWFAFFTFLCGFAQNYEQLLIARTLMGFGFGGEWTAGAVLIGEVIRAKDRGKAVGMVQSGWALGWGLTAILYALLFSVLPPEDAWRALFILGIVPAIFVIFVRRLVKDPEIYREAKAQQTPETQSKFYEIFAPGMLFTTFRASLLTTGALGGYYAITSWLPTFLKNERGLSVLGTGGYLAMVIVGSYVGYVISAYLTDLLGRKKNFILFAVGSFTIVLLYTQLPVSNGVMLWLGFPLGFFASGIFSGMGTFLTELFPTRIRGSGQGFCYNIGRALAALFPLLIGLLSQKVPLSVGIGAFAAVSYGVVIIAALSLPETRGKQLDAQ, encoded by the coding sequence ATGCGTGCTCCCGACACCCTAGAAGTACCCAAGGCAACGGCGCGTCCGGGGCCGTTCGACTGGTATCGCAACATCAACCAGCAGGAGCGTCGTACGTTCTGGAGCTGCAAGATCGGCTACGGTCTGGACGGCATGGACACGCAAATGCTCAGCTTTGTCGTGCCGACACTGATTGCGATGTGGGGCATCACCACCGGTGAAGCGGGGCTGATACACACCAGCACGCTGATCGCCTCGGCCATTGGCGGCTGGGTTGCCGGGATTCTCTCTGACCGCATCGGTCGCGTGCGCACCCTGCAACTGACCGTGCTGTGGTTCGCCTTCTTCACGTTCCTCTGCGGTTTCGCGCAAAACTACGAACAACTGTTGATCGCCCGCACCTTGATGGGCTTCGGTTTCGGTGGCGAATGGACCGCCGGTGCGGTACTGATCGGCGAGGTGATTCGCGCCAAGGACCGTGGCAAAGCGGTGGGCATGGTGCAATCGGGGTGGGCGCTGGGCTGGGGGCTGACCGCGATTCTGTATGCGTTGCTGTTTTCCGTGCTGCCACCGGAAGATGCCTGGCGGGCACTGTTCATCCTCGGCATCGTGCCGGCAATTTTCGTGATTTTCGTCCGTCGATTGGTGAAAGATCCGGAGATCTACCGCGAGGCCAAGGCGCAGCAAACGCCGGAGACTCAGTCGAAGTTCTACGAGATCTTTGCCCCCGGCATGCTCTTCACCACGTTCCGCGCTTCGCTGCTGACCACTGGCGCGCTGGGCGGCTATTACGCGATTACTTCCTGGCTGCCGACCTTCTTGAAAAACGAGCGCGGTTTGAGCGTACTCGGCACAGGCGGTTATCTGGCGATGGTGATTGTCGGCTCCTACGTCGGTTACGTGATCAGCGCCTATCTGACTGACCTGCTGGGGCGGAAAAAGAATTTCATTCTGTTCGCGGTCGGCTCGTTCACCATCGTTCTGCTCTATACGCAGCTGCCGGTGAGCAACGGCGTGATGCTGTGGCTGGGCTTCCCGCTGGGCTTCTTCGCCTCGGGGATTTTCAGCGGCATGGGCACGTTTCTGACTGAACTGTTTCCTACGCGAATTCGTGGCTCGGGGCAGGGCTTTTGCTACAACATCGGTCGGGCGCTGGCGGCATTGTTTCCGCTGCTGATTGGTCTGCTTAGCCAGAAAGTACCGTTGAGCGTAGGCATTGGCGCCTTTGCGGCGGTGTCTTACGGCGTGGTGATTATCGCGGCGTTGAGCCTGCCGGAAACCCGTGGCAAGCAACTGGACGCGCAGTAA
- a CDS encoding 5-oxoprolinase subunit PxpA: MSRLLLNCDIGESFGSWTMGLDAEVMPFIDCANVACGFHAGDPSIMRKTVSLALSHGVTIGAHPAYQDLVGFGRRSMAYSAQELQDILHYQIGALDGICKAQGGRVSYVKPHGAMYNDMMANPAQLRAVIQAVAAYDRSLPLMLMATRDNAVAQQTGDEYGVTLWFEAFADRAYDSAGKLVSRQLPGAVHHEPEKIIEQALIIARGDNLTASDGSALRLHANTLCVHGDNASSVAAVQRIREALNQQSAL; the protein is encoded by the coding sequence GTGAGCCGCCTGCTATTGAATTGCGACATCGGCGAGAGTTTCGGCAGCTGGACCATGGGTCTGGATGCCGAGGTCATGCCCTTCATCGATTGCGCCAACGTCGCCTGTGGTTTCCACGCCGGCGACCCGAGCATCATGCGCAAGACCGTCAGCCTGGCGTTGAGCCACGGGGTAACGATCGGCGCACACCCGGCCTATCAGGATCTGGTCGGATTCGGCCGCCGCTCCATGGCGTACTCCGCGCAAGAGCTGCAAGACATCCTGCATTATCAGATCGGCGCCCTCGACGGCATCTGCAAGGCGCAGGGCGGCCGGGTCAGTTACGTCAAACCTCACGGCGCGATGTACAACGACATGATGGCCAACCCGGCGCAGTTGCGCGCGGTGATTCAGGCGGTGGCTGCTTACGACCGCAGCCTGCCGTTGATGCTGATGGCCACCCGCGACAACGCCGTCGCGCAGCAGACCGGCGATGAGTACGGTGTGACTCTGTGGTTCGAAGCCTTCGCCGATCGCGCCTACGACAGCGCCGGCAAACTGGTTTCACGACAGCTGCCGGGCGCTGTGCATCACGAGCCTGAAAAAATCATCGAACAAGCGTTGATCATCGCCCGTGGCGACAACCTCACCGCCAGCGACGGCAGCGCCTTGCGCCTGCACGCCAACACCCTCTGCGTGCATGGCGACAACGCCAGTTCGGTGGCCGCCGTGCAGCGCATTCGCGAGGCCTTGAATCAGCAGAGTGCCTTATGA
- a CDS encoding allophanate hydrolase subunit 1, whose product MNPRIEVVALDCLMVRLFDEIAEANMPWMLAASERLRTVFGAQLIDLVPSYTTLMVHYDLTVLSPNQARELIGEALIDLSPNAQTAGQCHVLPVWYDLSVGPELSLLAERSGLAVAEVIRRHSAREYQVFALGFAPGFAFMGLVEEVLAAPRLDTPRKKVAAGSVGIAERQTAAYPVVSPGGWNLIGRTPAKLFDRHRDGYSLMQPGDTVRFEAISHAEFVNLGGDDTPLEVQA is encoded by the coding sequence ATGAACCCAAGGATTGAAGTGGTGGCACTGGATTGCCTGATGGTGCGTCTGTTCGATGAAATCGCTGAAGCCAACATGCCGTGGATGCTCGCTGCCAGTGAGCGTTTGCGTACGGTGTTTGGTGCGCAACTGATCGATCTGGTGCCGTCGTATACGACATTGATGGTGCATTACGATCTGACGGTTTTGAGCCCGAATCAGGCGCGGGAATTGATCGGCGAAGCGTTGATCGACCTGTCACCGAATGCGCAAACCGCTGGCCAGTGCCATGTGCTGCCGGTCTGGTATGACTTGAGTGTTGGCCCTGAGCTGAGCTTGCTCGCCGAGCGCAGCGGTCTGGCGGTGGCGGAGGTCATCCGGCGGCACAGTGCGCGGGAGTATCAGGTGTTCGCGCTTGGCTTTGCGCCGGGGTTCGCCTTTATGGGGCTGGTGGAAGAGGTTCTGGCGGCGCCACGTCTTGACACGCCGCGCAAGAAAGTCGCTGCCGGCAGCGTCGGCATTGCCGAGCGGCAAACCGCTGCGTATCCCGTGGTCTCACCCGGTGGCTGGAACCTGATCGGCCGCACCCCGGCCAAATTGTTCGACCGCCATCGCGATGGCTACAGCCTGATGCAACCGGGCGACACGGTGCGATTCGAAGCGATCAGTCATGCCGAGTTCGTCAATCTGGGCGGCGACGACACGCCACTGGAGGTGCAGGCATGA